From a single Pasteurella atlantica genomic region:
- a CDS encoding YicC/YloC family endoribonuclease, with protein MIYSMTAFSHLEIKKEWGSAVWELRSVNQRFLDTYFRLPDTFRHLEMTLRDRLKASLTRGKVECSLKIELNNNQNNGLALNQEYATQVINSLKWLKATADEGEINLVDVLRYPGVVDNANQDFDQIAEDLLTGFEQILSDFIAMRGREGESLHSLIQQRLDAISIEATKVQNQMPEVLQWQKERLQQKFDELNVQCDPQRLEQEMVLIAQKSDVAEELDRLQLHVKETTAILNRGGAVGRKLDFMMQELNREANTLASKSINNEITNSAVELKVLIEQMREQIQNLE; from the coding sequence ATGATTTATAGTATGACTGCTTTTTCACACCTTGAAATAAAAAAAGAGTGGGGATCTGCCGTTTGGGAGCTTCGCTCTGTAAACCAACGTTTTTTAGATACTTATTTTCGTCTACCAGATACTTTTCGTCATTTAGAAATGACCTTACGTGATCGTTTAAAAGCCAGTCTAACTCGTGGTAAAGTAGAATGTAGTTTAAAAATCGAGCTTAATAATAATCAAAATAATGGGTTAGCTCTCAATCAAGAGTATGCCACTCAAGTTATCAATTCCTTAAAATGGCTTAAAGCTACAGCTGATGAAGGCGAAATAAACCTTGTTGATGTACTGCGTTATCCTGGTGTCGTTGATAATGCCAATCAAGATTTTGATCAAATTGCTGAAGATTTATTAACTGGCTTTGAACAAATTCTTAGTGATTTTATTGCAATGCGAGGGCGTGAAGGTGAAAGTTTACATAGTTTAATTCAACAGCGTTTAGACGCAATTTCCATTGAGGCGACCAAAGTACAAAATCAAATGCCAGAAGTATTACAATGGCAAAAAGAACGTTTGCAACAAAAATTTGATGAACTGAATGTACAGTGCGACCCACAACGTTTGGAGCAAGAAATGGTGTTAATTGCTCAAAAATCTGATGTCGCAGAAGAATTAGATCGTCTACAATTACATGTAAAAGAGACAACCGCAATCTTAAATAGAGGCGGAGCTGTTGGGCGTAAATTAGATTTTATGATGCAAGAATTAAATCGTGAAGCGAATACGTTGGCATCAAAATCAATCAATAATGAAATTACGAATTCTGCAGTAGAATTAAAAGTCTTGATTGAACAAATGCGTGAACAAATTCAGAATTTAGAATAA
- a CDS encoding CAF17-like 4Fe-4S cluster assembly/insertion protein YgfZ encodes MIYLKQYKVIEVAGLDAQKFLQGQLTCDVAKLEMGKQTLTAHCDPKGKVSGLWRLYRQSENQFLIIIHQDLLPEAIDQLKKYAIFSKVTFTEKQIFVYGCIEQNISGEIFAKIYQNHTACQLEENSSRHIILSEHPLDATENSEYWDLLDIQNGIPILLKQNRLTFIPQALNLQDIEQAISFKKGCYIGQETVARAKYRGANKRAMFTLVGTLSENSSLPDIGSAVEMQLGENWKSTGTILYSLIADNQLWVQVVLNNDISTENIFRINETKLSLFKNN; translated from the coding sequence ATGATTTATCTAAAACAATATAAAGTAATTGAAGTTGCAGGACTTGATGCACAAAAATTTCTACAAGGACAACTCACTTGTGATGTTGCAAAATTAGAAATGGGTAAACAAACATTAACGGCTCACTGCGATCCGAAAGGTAAAGTCAGTGGCTTATGGCGTTTATATCGACAATCAGAAAATCAGTTTTTAATCATTATTCATCAAGATTTGTTACCTGAAGCGATAGATCAATTAAAAAAATATGCCATTTTTTCAAAAGTGACTTTTACTGAAAAGCAAATCTTTGTTTATGGTTGTATTGAACAAAATATAAGCGGTGAGATTTTTGCAAAAATTTACCAAAATCATACCGCTTGTCAATTGGAAGAAAATTCATCTCGTCATATTATTTTAAGTGAACACCCCCTTGATGCAACTGAAAACAGTGAATATTGGGATCTGCTTGATATTCAAAATGGTATCCCTATTTTATTAAAACAAAATAGACTCACTTTTATTCCTCAAGCCTTGAATTTACAAGATATTGAACAGGCGATTTCATTTAAAAAAGGCTGCTATATTGGGCAAGAAACCGTTGCAAGAGCCAAATATCGAGGAGCAAACAAAAGAGCAATGTTTACTCTCGTTGGCACACTTTCTGAAAATTCCTCATTACCTGACATTGGCTCAGCGGTTGAAATGCAATTAGGTGAAAATTGGAAATCTACGGGAACAATTTTATATAGTCTTATTGCAGATAACCAACTTTGGGTGCAAGTGGTATTAAATAATGATATAAGTACAGAAAATATATTTCGTATCAACGAAACAAAATTATCTTTGTTTAAAAATAATTAG